The genome window GTTAATTACTGGCGTCATGCCATTGCACGTTTGATGTAATCGATAGTTATCGCATTGTTGGTACTCTAATCCGTTTTCAGCTCCAACGAAGATTCCTTCTTTTTCAGTGGGATCAAAACTAATCACTGATTTTAAATCATGGCAAAAACCCGTCAGACGGCCGCAGGTTGTGCATTGTGTGCTTTCAAAAAAAAGTGAGCTGGTTTCACCGCAAATACAACTAAATAACTTCATAAACTCCTGAGCCTCACGCCTAGTGGCTTTGTCAAATACACGGTTTAGCTATACGCGCTAACATCGATATTCGATTCTTTAACGTACATATTGGTAGGAACACGCGTACAAGTCATTTTACGTTATTAATGATGTCATTTACGTGTGTTGGTTTCATGCATTATCAAACCTGACAAGGACACAAACCTTATGATGAACTATGATTTTGCCCTATTTGGCTTCTGGGTGCTTGCTTTAACGTTATGTGTGCAATTTGTTGTGGCGAGTGTGGTAAAGGCTAAACAGCCTAATGCCATTCCGGGAAAAATTTCTGAGTCGCTGAGTCATGGCTCATTTGTTTTCAGGGCGCACCGGACCTTTATGAACTCGCTTGAAAATTTGCCACTTTTCCTTTGCGCATTTTTATTAGCGACCTACACACAAGTCGAGCCATATTGGTTAGGAGTCGCGGTGTGGATCTATGCACTTGCACGTATAGTACACATGCTGTTGTACTACGCTATAGCGACTGAAAGAAATCCTAGCCCACGTAGTTACGCCTTTCTCGTGGGCTTTTTAGCGACTCTGGCCATATTAATCAAAGCGGGCTGGCAGTTGCTATAATGCTATCGCTTTTTAGCGGTTGTCTAACCGGTTGTAATCTAAGATACCACTATTGAGTGGCTCTTTTGCTCGGTATTTTTCTAGAATTTTATCGCTTCTGTTCCAGAAGTTTGGGTCTGAGCGTCTTACACCATATTGGTCTAAAAATTGTTCGTAATCATGTTCTGATTTTAGTAACTCAATGCTTTTAACCATATCGGGTATGTTTTTCTCAGGGACACTTAATATGACATTTGGGTAGGCACTGATAAAGCCGGTTGCGATTGTGAGTTTGTCTTCGTTAGGTAAACGTCTTTCTTTTTCATCAAACATCGACGAAATATTTGAATACGCGGTATCTGCCAGCAAACTCAGAACGCCTTTGCCTTCTACGGTAATCAGCGTGCTTTCGGGCAGTAAGGTGGCAGGCGTCCCTGTTAGCTCTGAGAGACGGCTCAGCGCAGTAATTGCTTCTTTAGATAGGGATGAAGCTTTAAGCGAGTAATAGGGAGTTAACGCATTATCTAGGTGTACGCGTAGGCTTTTTTCTAGCTGTTGTGTCGCGTTTACGGTTTCGCTGTTTCGTACAATTCCTGGAACACCAGCTTTTATATAAAGGTCAAGGTAAGGCTGTATGTCATCAATAGCATCTCTATACCAAAATTCTACTTTTTCACGACGGGTTGCTTCTGGCAACAATGATAAATAGTTCATTTCAGATTCCATGCGAAGGAAATCCATATACATCCGAGTCATCGCTTGATGGGATACGCTTCCATAGACGTCGAAACCAGCGACTAACAAGTAATGGATGCGTTCTAAAATTGGATAATCTATAACCCAAATAGTTTTAGGCGAAGTGCCAACAAGGCCTTTAACAACACTTGCACTGTTGTGATGCCTAAACACGGTAAGTGCCGCATTGGTGTTGCTCTTATCACCGTCCCAAATAATATCAATGCCTTTGTTTTGCATTGATTGAATATGCTTCTTCATAAATACAGATTTTGCCTTAAGGTAAGACTTTTGTGCATCAGCATAAGAGAGCCAGTCGGTAATTGATAGTAATCCACTTTGTGAGCTGGCGGGCATCTGTAAATGTTTGTCTTGGCTTGCTAAGAAGTGGGCCGACTCGTTGGAATCAAATTGTCCTGGTTCTGCAAATAACACCCAAAAACGATCTTGTATTACGTTAAGTGCAACCGTACCCCGGCATACAGATCCTTTAATGTAATTCATGATGGTAAATTCGGCCTCTTCCAGCAGAAAGCGGTATCGGGATTCGGGAGGAAGCTGTTGAAAGGTAATAAATGGGTTAGCTGCCACCGCAGGTTCGTATCCGGGTAGTTCGCTAACTTCATAGTCAGATGCAAAAAATAACGATGTCCAAAAGTTCATGCGTTGGGCGTTAAGGGCATATGGCATATGTGTTTTTGCCAATAAGCTGTCAGGGCTTTGCCATAATCGGTAGTAAACTCGCTTTACGGAAGGGGCGTCAAAGGGGCGTCGGGTTGCAATGCGTTGGATAGGTTGCCCAGGCGGAGTGGCGGAGCGAACCAGTTTGTAGTAGACCGTTTGTGTACCTTCGTCTTCGAAATACAAATTCGCTAAATATAAGTGCTCAAACAAATAGCGCGAAACCAGTTGGTTTTTTAAGCTGTCTCTGTTGAAAAATTCCTCCCATAGATCGATAAAAGGAAGCAAGTGTTCAGTGGTTAATGATGGTTGCGTGTAAGGAGAGCCGTTTTGAATCCACTCAATTAATAAAGAATGCTCTTGTTCGTTAAGCGCAGGGAGACCGTAAGGCATCCCCCATAGAGGTTTTTTCTTAGCAAATTGCTCAAACTCGTCAGGCGCAGGGCATTGCTGGTCGCGCTGTAATCTAAAATCAAATGAGTCAGGGAGTATTTTTTCTGTAGGTAACGGGTGGGCCTTTTTTAATGTGAGCATACGCGCCATCAGGCTGGTCATCGGATCATTCTGCGGTGCATCGAGTACGCTATAAAAGCCTTTTTTTTGCCAAGCTTCTTGGCTGTTTGCGTCTTCGTAAAGGCGAGTGAGCGGCGCTTCTGTAAGCCGTGCTCCGTCATAAACTAGAGCT of Neptunomonas phycophila contains these proteins:
- a CDS encoding MAPEG family protein, which encodes MMNYDFALFGFWVLALTLCVQFVVASVVKAKQPNAIPGKISESLSHGSFVFRAHRTFMNSLENLPLFLCAFLLATYTQVEPYWLGVAVWIYALARIVHMLLYYAIATERNPSPRSYAFLVGFLATLAILIKAGWQLL
- a CDS encoding fatty acid cis/trans isomerase, whose product is MRLVLFAIFSTKLLPFLYLYARAINRSQTHVCLLFMGFISYAAHASEDLSSNNQQAARSTIKPLIESRCMVCHGCYDAPCQLKMESFEGLSRGANKALVYDGARLTEAPLTRLYEDANSQEAWQKKGFYSVLDAPQNDPMTSLMARMLTLKKAHPLPTEKILPDSFDFRLQRDQQCPAPDEFEQFAKKKPLWGMPYGLPALNEQEHSLLIEWIQNGSPYTQPSLTTEHLLPFIDLWEEFFNRDSLKNQLVSRYLFEHLYLANLYFEDEGTQTVYYKLVRSATPPGQPIQRIATRRPFDAPSVKRVYYRLWQSPDSLLAKTHMPYALNAQRMNFWTSLFFASDYEVSELPGYEPAVAANPFITFQQLPPESRYRFLLEEAEFTIMNYIKGSVCRGTVALNVIQDRFWVLFAEPGQFDSNESAHFLASQDKHLQMPASSQSGLLSITDWLSYADAQKSYLKAKSVFMKKHIQSMQNKGIDIIWDGDKSNTNAALTVFRHHNSASVVKGLVGTSPKTIWVIDYPILERIHYLLVAGFDVYGSVSHQAMTRMYMDFLRMESEMNYLSLLPEATRREKVEFWYRDAIDDIQPYLDLYIKAGVPGIVRNSETVNATQQLEKSLRVHLDNALTPYYSLKASSLSKEAITALSRLSELTGTPATLLPESTLITVEGKGVLSLLADTAYSNISSMFDEKERRLPNEDKLTIATGFISAYPNVILSVPEKNIPDMVKSIELLKSEHDYEQFLDQYGVRRSDPNFWNRSDKILEKYRAKEPLNSGILDYNRLDNR